ggatcttggcccttaagttacccttcttggtaggtggggcccccgGGGACTATACATGTCCGTATACTacaatatctatatgtctgtctacttctctatttgtatatatctaactatatatcaatttttgtattaatctacttatctatctatatatatgtatatatatgtgtatatatatacatacacacacataaatatacatatatatatatgtatattatatatatgtgtgtatatatatgtatatatttatatacattatatatatacacatatatatgtatacacgtatatatatttatatatatatttatatatatgtatatatgaatatatttgtatatatatttatatatgaagaaatgtatatattcatatatgtatttattcatatatatatatatgtgtgtgtgtgtatatatatgtttatatatatgtatatatatgtgtatatatatgtgtatacatatgtatatatatgtatatgtatatatatgtatatatgagtatatatatgtatgtatatgtatatgtgcagatatatacatataaacctaacTCATTGAAAAATTATAATTGTCTTTTAATAATTACATAAAGTAAAGTACTGTAATTAATGCATGTTAAGTATGGAGCCTATTTTTGCACACTTGGAAATTTTGTATAATATGTAACAGTTGCATAAAATTTCTTGTTGCAGGAATTGTGAAGATGAACATTTTGGTGAATGACTCCCTGGAAACACTTTGGTCAAATGAATGGATAAGAAGAAGCATTGTAATATGCATTGGATTCGGAGTCATTATTTGTGTTAGAAAAttctttcaaaacagaaaaaaggctAAGTTAAGGTAAGATAACTTAGGTATATCAATCAATCAGATTGTTTTATCCATTCTGATATTTAgaatcattatataaaaaaatgtatgatgTCACTCATTATACCAGCGTGGAATGATAATTCAGCACGTGAACTATCTTAATGTAAGCAAATATTTCAGAGCTGAGTGGAATGCTGCAGGCAAGGATGTTGTAGTTCTTCATCAATTTTGGCGTGGCAAATATTGCCCAAATCTCAGTCCATATGCTTTGAAAGTGGAATGTTTTATGCGTTTGGCCGGAATCAAGTATATTGTAAGTAAAATATATGTTGCAGATATGTACACTCTCTATTGCTTATTTAAcagtaaatagaaagaaaaatataaattgtgCCATACTACATCCTGTGTTATACCATTGCATCAGTATATTTTGGTAAAGGAGATTTTATTTCACTCTACAGACTGACGCCCAAGAGCCTTTTGGAGCAAGAGGTTTGTGCCCTTGGATCAATCTTAATGGAGAAGACATTGAGGATTCCCAGCATATAGTTGAACGTTTGACGGAGCAGTTTAATGTCAAACTTGATGACCATCTCACACCAGAGAGGAAGGCAACTCTTGAAGCTATAAGAATCATGTTGGAAGAACAGCTGTTCTGGTATGATGCTCTCTAACTCTACATTCAAGAAAGTGATATGATCTTTCtgttattctctatttctttactaATACCTAA
The window above is part of the Penaeus chinensis breed Huanghai No. 1 chromosome 14, ASM1920278v2, whole genome shotgun sequence genome. Proteins encoded here:
- the LOC125032125 gene encoding failed axon connections-like — encoded protein: MNILVNDSLETLWSNEWIRRSIVICIGFGVIICVRKFFQNRKKAKLRAEWNAAGKDVVVLHQFWRGKYCPNLSPYALKVECFMRLAGIKYITDAQEPFGARGLCPWINLNGEDIEDSQHIVERLTEQFNVKLDDHLTPERKATLEAIRIMLEEQLFWILFMYRYYHTNCKVFKKTQVFPTWFLHYFFPIFIYYHSQKRGRAQGIARHTFAEQVKMTEKIMEILNTLLGDGQYFGGDKPCSTDCIIFGFLAQGMWNETDSPFETLIKVTYPKLAAYCIRMKERIYPDWKKLLNPPQE